A window of Gossypium raimondii isolate GPD5lz chromosome 7, ASM2569854v1, whole genome shotgun sequence genomic DNA:
CCTCTACATTTAGAACGACTATGTTAAGAACAACTCACGTTTTAAACAAgtcaaaataactattatttaggaACAACTTTCATTGGACAATCATCGCCTTGCATTTCAAGAGATGTTCCACGAAAAATGTTTTACATGGTACCGCTTCACCAAAGTAGAAGAAGTGGAAGTAACCCCAGAATATGATAAGGTTCTTGGATTATCTTAACTCTTGGGATGTTCTAGAGAGCTTGGTTTGATGGATCAGATATGGAGGTAATTAAGaggttttccttttaacctttcTCCTATAATATGAGTGCTTCTCCTCTCTTTCAGAAACATAGTGAATTATTATTCACTATTTACTGTCACACATAAAAtcatttcataataaaaaagaaacattAATGCATTTGTAACTCAAAAATATCTATCATTACTCTCATCAATTACCAGCTTTATAACTTATATtcttaaaacattataaataggAGTCTTTCGCAACTGGCAAAAGGACTTCTGGCACTTTAGCATTCTAACTCTCAAAGCTCTTTTTAAAATTCCTTCaacttgttttctttgtttagtGTTATCATCAGCCACATTTCCCTTTCTCCACCTAACCAATCACCACCTACTACTGCGCTCAGTGTTACCGAATCTGCTCTAAGCTTCCTCTTTATCTTCTTTCGGTATATCCTGTTTACTTGTTTGCAACACTTCCTTTCTCCATAAAAAGAACCCTAGACATTGTCAAATTCATTACTACTTCATTATTGGTATATTCCACCGTAATCTCTACTCTATTCTGTTGTGGATGATAATATGTTACTTAGTTAAAATATCGAGAGAGAAAAATCCTAGTGAGAATAAAAGGTTAGAAGATGTTTGTCAACAACTTATTGACTGaatttaggaaaaaatattttgatgatacCAATGATACAATACAATAATTAAAGGTACGATTGAAGTTTGTTGACTAAAAGCTAAAGAATTAAGGAAAATAAGCTTTTCTATTGAACAGAGAGCACAAAAGTGCTAAATGGGGGCACTAATGTGCTAATAATCGGAGAGCGCACTAAGGtcccttaatggcatgccactaatatcctaaTAGTTCTAAATTCAGTTTACTTGGCCATTAAAGTTGGATTTCATACATTTAAATGCTTTACATAAATCTCTAACTTTTTTGTCTTTGCTAACACTTGGCATAACTCTacaattctattaaaattgcataaattatttaataaagcTATCATAAGAAACACtctataatattatatcaataactTAACAATTGTGTAATAAACTATTTGACAAACTACATGTCATGCCTTAAATTTTCACAATCCCAAATTTAAGTGATAGATTATAGAATACTTGCATAAAAATCCTCTAAGATGATGACTGCACTTCAATtggtatttttcttttgtttaattaatacccttttaaaaaaattgttctgGGGATGGGGAGAGAAacgaaaaacataaaaataaaaaaatgttataataaacGCGAACTTGATAAAATAATTGGGCCTCTATCTACTTTTAATGTGAAATATAGTTATTGCACTATAAACCTTATTTTTGAAACAATAATTTACATCAATATAtagtataattaatattaatatcttgaatttagaaataaaaagaattacactcccaaaaaataatatataaattcgAAGTAACGGAGGCAAATTGTTCTAATGAATAAACATTGGAAAGAGGCGACCACCCTACAATTTTGTTTCAATTGAGCATCTACGAGGTCCATGTATGATATGAGTTGGATCCAATTATTCTGTCTAGTATTAAGTGgattaatttagtccttatactattaaaaaagaaTCAAGCGAGTTCAAATTGTAAAGGATTTAgcatttattatataaaaatatcctaaaatttattatttttaattgcagttcaattccaaacaaaagatttcatttacaaaaccataaaaatattaagtgtgttaagcaataaatattaactctatTCCAATTTAGCCTTGATTCTTTTAATAgtacaatgattaaattaatccatttaatagtaaagggactaatataatttttttttgaaacaaaagggACTAATATAATTATGTCCCTACAATCAGGGACGAATCTAGAAGTTTATCTTTGGAGGgggtaaattataattttatcgaaaaaaaataatgtttgaagaggccaaaatttatttttgaccATTTAAAAAGATATGGGCTTTCGgttttaaaaagatataaacattTTGTTGGATGAGGTGAGGTGAATGGTTGAAAAGGCGGATGGATCCCACACGAAGTATGGGTGTGGGGTGAGTGAAAAGGAGATGAAATTAAATACAAGCAAAACGAGCATATGATTAGATTATGGCCTTACCCCTTCATTCCCAGAcagataaattaatatatttcagAATCAGACTGCAAATTACCAACTTTGTTGACAAGTTAAATGGTTTAACCAACTCCCTGTACCCCTCTTGTGTTTAATTTTGAGGCTTCCCGTCTGTTTGGCTCCCAAAGCCATAAACACAGACTCACACCCACCCTGAAGGGAGACGAAAAGGGTCAAAGTTCCAAGGGGGAGGGTTACGTCATACGTAAATCTCACAAGGGTATTTGCATGCAATGTGACAACGAAAAGCTTCAATAATGATGAAACAATGCGTGAGTGGGTTTGACAAATCCATAACAGTCGCAGTATTATTTTTCCAGGGAGATACGAGACAAGGATACCTTTTGGGGAAGCTTTTTagaaaagcatgaaaatgatttttttttttttcaactttgatGGGCCTTCTTATTTAAAGCTAGAGGATAATTGGAGCTTTGAGTTTGATGTTGCAATTTCATTTTCCTTGCTTGGAAAGAAAAAGGGTACTCAAAAAGATAAATGGCTTTTAATGCAAATTGGAAGATGATTGAGTGGACAAAATTAGCAGCATTAATGCAACGAAAGGGGTGTTGGATGGACGTTGGGTGGGGCTTGGCCTAACTGTGAAAGAAATGTATACTCTCTGATTCTACCTGGATGGATGAGTTGAACTGGCCTCTCAATAATACAATCTTCACCATAATTACCTACTTCTTTAGGGTGAATGTGTCCcaatttttcaaatatgattGAGTATGggttacaaataaaatttatgagatGTTACAACCTAATAATAGGGTTTGGGTTAGGGTTGGAGTCACTAAAGTTTTTAACTTCACAAGTATCATAGGTTGATGACAAGTGTCttataaagatataataaaatattatataaataaaatagatatataacaAACTTTTAAGACTGTTTGTGGAACAAAAATATGCACTACTAATGTACCAAATACTAATcatttaaataacttaaaccttaattaaaattaatttttattttattttataaaataaatattttatctttaaaatgataaaaataacttcaaaaattctatataaaattatttttccaaaaactaTATAAcagttattaattatttttatttacttcaaaACTAAGTTTTAgagatatttatataaaaaaactaagaaacttcattaaataatatgtaaaagtgataaaacaaaacctattttattaaaataaattcaagagacataaaaatcaaaatatcaaatcaaattattatgaaaagtttccaaaattcaaaaatattaataatacaaaagttattagaaaatataaatttcattattaaattatcaaaatatcaaaatttaaataatacaaaaattataaaagtttataaacTATTTGTGCCGCGCATTATCAAAAGATGACAATAGATCGAGCATGTTCGTGGATATATAGTAAAACCTCGATAAAtggatatttgataaattaataatctcgattaaataataattttttgatccCGAACTTGGGTCAAGGGATAAAATAATAACCTCGCTAAATGtataagataataattttaaaaaatccttaAGGGCacaatgaaaatataaaataataaatcattatatatactaaaattatatatacaatacATAAAACTAAAGTGCTTTCTAgacaactcttttttttttttcaattttattgattgttaAAATATGCATCTATAGTTAACTGCTTCTTCTTTGCATGTGAATCATATACAATTTCATCTTCAACTTTTAGAAGGGCATAAACCAAATCTGGTATATTCTTCTCGTGTTGTGTTAAATAATTCTTCAAGATATCCACAATTAGAAAAGCCTCTTTTGGAGAAACATGTGGTAAAACAATATTGTCATCTGGATCTTGCTCGTCATCAGTTGGCACATCCATTACTCCTTGAATAATTTCTTCATCCGTAGGTAACTCCATTAAAGATTCATTTTCGCTTggataattcaaaatttgcTCAACATCCATGACATTTCTATAGTGTAAATCAGAAATTATTGCTTTTAATTTATGAATGCCTTCAATATCACCAATTTCTTGTTCGAGAGACATATCTTCCTCGGATTGAATTTTGCAATGTTAGAAACAATTTGCAACAGTTGTAGGCTTCACATCAATATTCCAAGCAGCATTAATAAAATGGATTGCATCcaatacattattttttttaggatttatttcTCCTTTCTCGTAACCTTCCAAGATGCTAGAATAAAAGCAATGTCGATAATAAATCTTAACAGTTCTAATAATTCCAGAATCACatggttgaattttttatgttgaaGTTGGAGGCAAAAAGAATAATTCAACGTTTCTCAAGCCTTCGATAACATTGCGATGGGATGAGCAATTGTTTACTATAAGCAACACCTTTCTACCAATCATTCTAGCATCAAACCAACGAACAAACCATAACAATAAGTCTTTCCTTGTCCTTTTTTCGTCCTTCTAATTGCTTTGTAGCCAGTGAATGATCTGCTTGCAAACGATAAAATAAGCCTGTTTCATCCATATTATAGATATCcttccaatcaaaattttccaatttagcTCTTATTTAAGGTAAAGCATCTTCAATATTCTCCATAATAACTGAACCACTTTCACCAAATCTTCTATAAAACTTAATCCCATGTCTTTCCTTGAACAGTTCTAGCCAACCAATCGAGAAGTTAAATTCGGAATTTGCATCACCATACATTTTCTGTAGAAACTCTTTTGCTTTGGTTTGAATCATTTCTCCAGTCATGTTTACTTTCTCTTGATATTGGAGAAACCACTCATATAATACATTCTCTAATTCAGgatatttgtttgatttgtgCCTTTTAACATTGCTATTTTTTATCTCTTTCGACAAATATTCAGATGACCTTTTAAGAGTATTCGATATTGTTGATTGGCTAACAGAGAGATCAAATGTTTGTTGAACCCACTGTTGCAAATCTTTTTGACTTGAAGAGGGATGCTCATTTTTGTACTCACAATGCTTTTCTCATCTCATCTGTCAATGTAGACATTTTTACACCTTTCAAATGGGAAGCCATGGAGGAAAAGTTTATATGaattacaatattttgaaaCGTACATgtgttatttataataaaatatttaatatatccAATGAATATATACTTATTGGATTTTGAAACCAttaactcttttttctttttggttacaTGAACCAATTAATtaactctctttttttgttgttaCATGAACCAATTAACTTTGATTCATTGTACCTACATgcatattgaattttgataaataaaaaaaaccccatGCATAAAGTATGAAATATTCTCTAAATTAATAGATATTAATTTAccgataaattaataaaatattcatttatcgaTAAATTAATAACCtcgataaaataataatttttcggGGCCCTAAGGGTATTATTTTATAGAGGTTTTACTGTAAtagaacttgttttttttttacatattttaatattgctGATTCATATAATATTCAGATTTTAATATTCTGATTACTATCTGTGGCAAATTCAGTGTGCATGCATATTTTAAGTTTCATGTATTCATTATTAAATCTATTTCACTTTAACGATAATATATTCAGATAATTGATATCAATAACAAGTATTTAACGTACTTAAATTAAAGTGgataataaacaaatttaaattttaaaacacatttttatatgaatttaaatcttattataGATATTCAATTTTCTTCCATATCACTAGTCAATATAAATGGATGCctcttttataatatacatatatatatataaagataatgatatttttgtagggtttgaaaatggttatattttcatttttttaaatagaaaattataggttttatataatgtttagaaCTATCCATGGTTCTTGCCCAACTCATAAATGAGAGGACAATGTGTTTTAGTGCACTCGGGCCCACGTCCTCCTACATTAACAACAATGTTCATACTAATCGAATTAAAATAGTGAAACTACAAGATACAAATCAATTTCCATATAATTCTTTTCTGATAATTGCCTTTAGGTGAAAATATACATCAAACATTGAaccaattgttagttaaatgtGCCATAAATTAGGTTGATAAGCATAATGTTGAAAATTGTGCacctcctttttttctttccttaacattttgcccaagcctaaacaaaataataataataacaattgattaagtaaattttatgaacattttaataatatatttattattgttattattattattataagttgagaaaattaatattttatctgtttatattatattttgtttatttgattctACATTTATAGTAATTTACCATTCCtcgtttatatataattttaatcaaaattaccCTAAACTCATAAcaaataacatgttttaataaaaaatatatttctttctttctttcatgtcACTTTGATCCTACAGAAGCTCTACCTACTTATTGCTTTTctgatcaatttcaatttatttatttgaaaatgagATGTGAAATTAATGTATTAGagaaatatattaatttgttaatcaaataaaaatgctataatgttgtaaaaaagaaaaaagaaaatttagtaattcatcaatcaaacaataaaattttatattccaATTAAATAAGTCAAAGACGATAATACAATATATACAATAATGTACTCGATAATATgctaaataattttacatttcaataattctactaaaaaaatagtgTAATATTCTACTAACCAAAGAATTTTAGAGTGAGGGGATGAAGAGGGAAAAATATGAATGTAATAAAAGTtagatagtataaaaattatataaatgaaacgtattataaaaaatagataacaTCATATAGCTGGTTAGCTGTAGGTATACGAAAGCAGTGTCGGCAAAAACATAGCATGTGGGCTTGTATACCAAAGTCACGTAAAGGGTGCAGGTACAACAACTAAGCGTGAAGCATTTAGCAGCTGAATTGCTCAATCATGTGTCGTAATTTCCTTTCTATTCATATATCCCATATCAGAGCCTATCCcttcaataatttcatttttagtttaatcggaaatatatttttaacatatagaTTGTTGGGGATCGACTCGTATAAACTATGACAAAGAAGAAATAGATGTAAAAAAATTCCTCCAAACAAGTGGATAATAAACCACGGGCAAATGAGACTTCACTAATGAGCAAACAAATGAAGAGTATAAgatgaaaaaattcaaaacaaacccTAACCTTGAATATAAAGCTCTTagctaaaacacaaaattcccTTAAAGCTCTCTAAAACtctcttgattttctctttgatGTTGTGTTATGAAGATGTCTATTCTAGGGTTACCAAGTAGGGGAGTAGCTAGGGGCTGGCAGGAGCCCCAACCtcccttaaaatggaaaattttttatttagacccattaaaatttttaaaattttaaattaataaaggtaaaattgcactttgacctttctaaaaatgataaaaaaatcaatttaatcctttaaaaattataaagatgtaggctattaaaattgtgaaatatcatttttactatcataaaaattacaatttagttttggccccctaaaaaaaagttttaacttCGCCCCTGTTACTAAAGCCCTTTTTATAGGCTAAGATTAGAGGACTACTTTGACTAAAGTAATCAGAATTTAACTGGACACTTTGTTTTGTTGAGTCTCATTGCCTTCCTTACCaccaaatattttacttttattgcAATTTCATCCCCATTCTTCTGTTCTCTTAAACCTTTCAAACCCGTAGACTCAATCATGGAGAAACCATATAAAATCTACTGACACTAATAATTTATGATTTGCTCCCCATCCCCCAAATAAAGACTCAACAACCAATGTTCAATCTTTCTATTTGAATTCCATTTAACTCAACTCATTTTGTGGACACCTAGGAAGACACCCATTATAGATAGGACGGTCCCCCTACTGCTTTCGTCTATTGTAATTGGGATTCATTGtgttaagttaattttttatgaattaattgaCACAAGCTTTGATTGCAAAAGTTAAATTCGTGGATGTTAATATAAATTGAGGTGATGTGaattttgagatattaaaaGTCATTCTGGTTTATTATGTATAGGTGTTATCTAGATATAATTcgacaattattttaatttcgttttaTAGTAGACCTGTCcacgggtcgggccgggccgggctgggctcgggcttattattttttcccgGGTCGGGCTTGGataaaatttcaggcccatatttcgggccgggccgggcctaagagtcgggccaaattttttttttcgggCCCGGCCGGCCTATGGACAGGTCTATTTTATAGTGTTAATTCTACTTGTAGTTATCCGGACAACCACTCATATGCATATAGATGAGCTTGTTAAATTAAAAAGGTTGAGCTATACACAAAAACATTGTAAATCCAAGAATGGTGAtacccaaattttcttttctttttttcttgagcaaccatgtttatttaattagcATTAAGCTAGCAATCTAAATTTGATAGCACCATATGCTTTATTAATGTAGGAACGTAAATCAACAATTACTTACTTttgcaaacaaacaaacaaaaaatcagTGGTGCATGTTCTTCATCGTACAAGCATATATTTATATGCTCATTAAAGATTTTTGGATTTGATAGTTTATTGGGTTAATGTTTTAGGAACTTTGAGATTTGAAAGCTAAAAAATTTGTATTCaaatggtttttaatttttggtagGGCCCAAAAATGCAATTTTCTTACTTAATAAAGgaactattaaaataaagggattTAAGTTGCAGATGTACCATTTAACCAAGGGTTCAAAGCAGTTACTTGCCTCAGCTGCGCCTAATTATAGTTATTTACAATGTATTATCCgcctaatatatatatatatataaataaaaagaatatgaaattctGTTAATCTTTTCTTGAACCATCCCTTAATTTAccaattcatcatttaaatttATACCTTAAAAAAAAGTGTATTTCATTATTGGAAGTTGTTATACGTCCCCAATATCTAAAACTGATTTCATGAATCCATGAGAGAGATGGCATTTTAGTTTTGGTACCCTTCATGTTTCGTTACGGTattgttttgatatatattCGATATTAGTACGTATCTGTTGATTTCATTTGTACATGTCGGAATATGATGAATTGTCTGGTACCAAAAAAAACGAAatttaagatataaatataaatttttattagctaTTTTGgatttgttaattaattgattgttaTATGATGAGTATTTcctatttaaaattcatttaatctcattattttatatttataaatatttttatatacatatataatactttaaaaaaagaaccataaatttaaaataatcagtATAtaccaatatttaaaaaaaaaaacagtactAACTCCCTTAAGTTGATGACATCAATGTTTCTCTCCCGTTATATGACCAATGTAAACATGTTTTCCAATGTACATAATTGACTTTCACGTCCAAGATGTGTAAGTATATGATGAATCTCATTATCACAATTTAGACTCCCTCTTTTTCTCTATCTaagatcaaaagagaaaaaaccaaaatgataaatctaagccaaaatcaaaattcaaataaaaacaaaggagGAGTTCATTCCAAGATAGACCTCAAGTCATTCGTTTGGTTTCTCTAATAATGGATCAAGATTAAGGAAGTAATGATTCATCCTCTATTCCAATCCTTTgtagaaacttttaaaaattccaaatcCATCTTTCATGGAATCATCCAAGTGTTGAATATTTGAGGTGCATTATGTTAGGCTTTTTGAATCTTTAGtgtaataattttatcatatttgataaattattgaaatgaaaaattgattatTCATGCAAATAAACAAATGTTATCCATTATCGATGATTTTTAAAGTAAAGTAGAATATAAGTAAATATTAGCTCGTTGTTTACCTAaagtttaactaatattaagttgcattatATGGGCAGACTATAATGCAAGAAgaaaacttatattagtaaGTAATCTACATTCTCCATAGTTCGTAAAATCAAATTGAGCAAATGATTCAAATAATTGGGGACTATTATGTCATTTATAAGTTCAATTGGGGAGATAGATTGCGTTAGCTATCAGGGTAGGATTTACTCCAagagatagagacatagatgtgattgtttgaactaaaaataaattagacaAGACCTAAGTTGAATTAATCTTACatctatttatgaatttatttacttgtgacATTCATTGTGTAACTTACATAAATCCTGAGTAAGTGAATGACCATGTGTGCGTAATTCTTgtactttgatatattgaaaaCTAGTGCTCTCTCATGGTAGTAAGGCCAAAACTTGGTATGTACATGACTTGTAAATTGTATGACATCACTTAAAATAGTTGATCGCACCACGACGCACGAATGTTGAACAGAGAATCAACACAAAATTATCAGAAATTAAAGCGGCTTGATTGCAAATGTGACaagtcaattgtaatatttatatgttacaACGGGATATGGAGTATTTCGAGAATCGAACCCAAGAGAGATCGGGCGATAAGGTGACTAAAAATGATAATGCATGCAACTAAGAAGTCTAGCTAGCTAATCACTAAGCATTATATTACAACAAATCGTTATCAAAGATTAATTACACTAAACTACACTtaggaggactaaattgaataccATACAAAACTACACAAATATTAATCCAATGAGATACAGTGGTCGGTTGATATTCATGTTTCTAGTTAATTCTTTGATTAGggatctaaattttttaaactactAATTGGTCCAATTTTACCTTTTAGTCACCATTTTACCCAATTAGATGATTTAGTCCGGTTTATCTCTCAACCACACTAAACTAAATCGGGACAATTAAAATGGTTTGCAATAGGCTCTCCTCTCAGTCTCACTTATCTAAATGTTTACCTAGAGGTGTCAATTCTAGGTTTTGAAgactattcaatttagtctaatttttacgatttagtccttaaccCAAAAACTAACCATGCAACACTTcaatcaaccaaccaccataAGATTTAGTGCATATTCGTAATCAACATACAAATATCAGCCAGCTTTATGCTTAAAtgaatcataaaaa
This region includes:
- the LOC105762804 gene encoding uncharacterized protein LOC105762804, with the protein product MSLEQEIGDIEGIHKLKAIISDLHYRNVMDVEQILNYPSENESLMELPTDEEIIQGVMDVPTDDEQDPDDNIVLPHVSPKEAFLIVDILKNYLTQHEKNIPDLVYALLKVEDEIVYDSHAKKKQLTIDAYFNNQ